The window AGTCTTACTTGCAAATACGCTAAATTGAACCAAAGCCTTAATTGCCTCATAATCACTCTTAAGCGTTTCTTCCACTTTATCCACAAATACTACAAAGGTGTGTGCATGTTTCTCTAAGTATGCAACTAAATTTTTTATGTCCTTGTAGATATATAAACTTAAAGATCCTAGACCCGCTTCACCAAAAAAATCACTGCAACTTGTAGCTAGAAAAGTTTTCTGCTCCAAGATAATTTTGGCCTTCTGATGATCTTCACTTACCAAATCTTTAGCCTTAGGAAGTTCTTCAATGCTTGCCTTAAAGCTTGAAGTATTTAGTACAAGATGCCCTTCGCTTAAAACATCGCTTTTGTAAATAAGCAAAGGACTACAATAACTAATACTATTTGGCTTAACTGCACTATCAATTAAATTAACATTAATTGTATCTTGTGGCATATTATCTCCTTTTTAAATTTAATTTTTAATATATTTTTTATTTATTATACTTAAATCCAATTATTTTAAATCTCCACAGCTTGTATGTTTGCTCTATAAATCTGACTTAGCCCAATACATGATCTATTGCGTCCACCTGACACATTCTTGATCCCCTCATTATTTAGATTACTTATTGCTTTTATGTAATAATTTATAGATAGCTTACTCGAGTTTTCAAGTTGCTGCAAAAATTCAAACCTATGAGAGCTTTCATGTAAAAATTCCAGAAAATGCTCATAAACACTATGCAAGTTACAATAAGTCGCAAGTTCACAGCAACAATCTCTAGTAAACCCTAAAAAGTAAATAGTAAAATTTAAGCTAAATTCATTAACATTCCCATAAAACCCTCCACTCCTTAAGCTTCGTGGGACAAGTTCTTCGTACCCTTCTGGCCTTACAACAAGTAAATCAGAATGATTTTCTGGTAAATCACTTAAATTTAGGCTATTATATGAATTAATAAGCTCTATATTTAAAGATTGCCTCTTTAAGTATTCCTTAAACTTAAGTAATACTTTGATTAGAAAAGTTTGAGATTCATATAAACTCAGTAACATAATTACAACTCCCATCTGCATTCTAACTTGCTTGCAAGTCTTAAAGTCTTCTAACCATCAAAACGGTATATCCGATTTCATTTTGGAAATATCCACTTATACTCATAATCTCTAGGAAAGACTTCTCAACTAATACTTGCTCTTCTGGTCTAAAGTTAAGACCATCTAGAGTGTAAACCTTAGCATAACGCTCGTTTACATATATTTTTGAACCAAAAAGCTCAACTGTCTCGTCTTTGTTTAATGGTAAGAATATGCCATTAAATTTAGTCAAATGATCATGATCAATCTTTGTCGAAATAGTTGCATTCTCGCTATTTTTAACTAAGGTTTTTTTCAATAAAAACATAGGTTGCTCATACCTTCTGATAAGGTTAGATACTGTTAAATAAATATCTTTAAGCGCACTCATTAGATTACTCCTATTAATCCTTTATTTTTGCCCCTACTAATTTCTCTTAGCAGATCATTAAAGGCAATGCAAAAATCCTTAACTCGTGCTTCATCTCTTAAGACATAATCGGAATACTCCACCGATATCTCATTAAATCTCTCTGACTTTACTCTACTAAAGTCAAAATGTGTAAGCTTACCTCTCTTCTTAAGCTCACATCCTAGAAAGTAATAAATAAGAAGAAATACCTTACCATCATTTAAATCCTTAAGCCCTATGTCGTAACTAAGCAAAATATCCTCAAGTAACCCCAAATACACATTAAAATCTTTGATACTAAACTCCTCTGTTTTAAGCACAAGCAAGTCTAATATTCGAGAGTATATGTAATCTAAAGGTTCAACCTCGTTTTTCATTTTTATTATTCCCAAGTTACCTTAAGTCTAAGGATTGAATTCTCACTTGCAAGGATGCTACCAATAGAGAAATCCAGAAAACTAGTTCTAAAATTACTACTTGATACTTGTGTATACGCATTAAGCACCGGTGGATGTCCATCTTTTAAAACTATAAGTTTAGAACTTCTCGGATAAATCAACATCTCATCGTCCAGTAAGTTCGTAGTTTCAAGTTCAATATCAGCATCATTGTTGATTGCCTTAAGAGAATCAAATAACATATCCTTATATGAATAATTATTATTGGGTAACCTCTCAAGCAATAGCCCTTTAAGTTTAGCAGTAGTTAAAACTTTAAAAGGCACACTTCTCTCATCTTCTAGATTAATTTTACCTAGCTCTGCATTGCAAGCTTTTACTAAATCCGCAGCTTTTGTGATCTTTATTGTCTTATCTATTTGCCCTGGAAGATTAAGTAGACCATACATAGTCTCTCTATTAGCCTCATCAACAAGAAGAGTACGCTTGTGCTTACCATCACCTGTAAGGCACAGACCACCTCTTAAATAGTGAGCACTAATCAGTTTGTGTATCTCAGCTATAGAATATTTAAGACCTTCTTTCATATTAATATTATTTACAGCCTGTATATCTAATTTGCCATCAGGTGCGTAATATGTAAATGCGTATTGAAACGGCAAATAATTAACAAAAACTACTTGTCTTTTAAATTTAATAGTAGCAACGGTACTAAAATCATTAACCCTTAGAGTTGGAAGACCTGTTAAATTTGAATGCCACTTTACAACTCTCTCGCTAGCAAGTGATACATCACTACTCTCTATTTGTTCATTATCAAAAAAATGATAATATTCCGGAATCGGCCTCTCAAGAGATAAAGATTCTCTAATTGTATTTACAAATTCTTCGTTATTAAATAAACTTTCACTCATAATCAATCTCCTTAAATTTAACTAGCACTCGCAATAGTCTTGCTTAATAGCATTACTTTTGTGCCATAATATCCTGGTTTATCCTTAAACTCACAAGCACTACTTAAGGCCACTGCATGCATATATGAAGACTTACTGTTAATACTTTTAAATAATCCCGACTCATCAACAACTAATCTATCTCCAGATTTAACATCATTATGACTAAGCACAATACATTCAAAACTACTAGCAATTGAGATAACTGTTGCTGTCTTAGTAAGATCATCATAATCTACGCAAATCCCATAAAGATCATCACCCCCTCCGCGTGCAACCCTAGGCTCAAGCCCCTCCTCAATCACTAGCTTTACGCCACATTTATAGCAGAAATTAATAGCTTGGAAATTTTGCAATCTTTCTGATGCAAAAGCCTTAAGCACACCTTTGTGAGCAAAATACATATTTGCAGATTCTAGTCCACCCGATTTATCGAAAACAGATGAATATGTGTTATAATTAACTTGTTTAAGTTTCTCTAAAACTTCTGCATAACTTTTGGCTTTCCTTAAAGACTCCTTCTCTTCTCTAAGGCTATCATTTTGATGTAATAAATTATTTAAACTTGTCTCTAGATTATTCTTGTCTTGCATAAAATATTCTCCTAAAAATTTTTTAAATCAAAATTAATTTTTAAACTAAGATATCAAGATTTAAGCGTATAAAATTCTTGCTTAATCTTGTGCCACTCATTCAGCATTGCTTGTCTTAAATCTTTATAATTATTTATTAAATTATCTTTATTTCTTAAATTTAATTCCCCACTAACATCATTAACTCTACTAAAAGTCATCAAGCTATATGAATTATTTTTGTTCTTACATGAATCAATATTTGCACTAGCAAGCCTTAAGAGTATATTTTTGACCTCCAGACTTAAGCTCGCAATATCAAGAGTGCCTGCAACTGCCAGTATCTGCTTTTCTGCAACATATTTCTTTACAAGTTCACGAGCTTGAATATCTAAAGCCCCAGATAAATCATGTCCTGCATGTAAAAGTTCTTGTGTAGAATAGCTTGAACTTAAATGATCATCAGCAAGCCTAGTTATCCAAACAGCCCTACTAATCATCTCATCACCAGTACCTGTTGTCGCCCTACCTGATAAAGCTTCCCCATTAAGCTCACTTGGTGAAACATTCATGTTAGGCCTTATAGCCTTTTCTGATGCTTCCTTCACGAAACCTCCTTAAAACGAAAAATTTAATTTCCTTCTCAAAGTTTCTATCTCATCACCACTTAAAGAATTATGTTTTATAAGTTCTAAATATTTAGAATATGCATCTAGTAATTTTAAATCCCTTTCCAGCTTCTGCTCATCGCTTAAGATAAGCAAATCATTAAACTTCATGTTGAGCCTGTAATGCTTATTAAGCTTCATATTAACCGCAAGTGCAGCCGATTCTTGAACCGTACCTAAAAAATCAATATAGTTACTGCGATCTCCCTTGCCGTCTGAACCTAAACCCTTAACTTGTTCATTAAAACTTCTAGTTAATGGTTCTTTAGTGTCAGCACCAATTTTTGCTCGTATAAGCTCAAATGCTTCCTTTAAAAATGTAAGATCATACTTTATGACTTCTAAACGTGCAGAACCATCCGCACTGTAAAATATTCCATCATTTCCTAAACTATCCCTAAGCCTACTAAGCGTCCGATCAAGCTCAGAACCCCCAGCACCTGATACACCATCCCCAATGCTATCCTCACGATCATTGCTCTTAAAAAATGTAGCAAATAATCCCCTACCCTTAAACCCAGTAACCTGACTCCTAGCAGAACTTAAAGACTCCATAAGACTCACTAATTGTTCATCCTTGTAAAACAAAAAATTATATTGCTCAATTCTCTTTTCAATCTCTATATATATCTGTTCCAAAAGACATATATCTAAAAGCAAACTCTGGGTATAAACTGGTGCATGTGCGCCCAATATATAATCAAAGTTCTCATATATAATAACCCTACTCTTGTGTATAACAATGCTCTCACCATCATCACGTAAATACTGAATGCAATCATTATCACGATCATCTCTTAAGCGTCTATAATCTAAATATTTAAACCCCACTGGTAATTCATCATTAACACCTCTACTTAAATCTTCGTCTAAAGATTTAGGCTTAATTAAAATATACCCAGCCCCATTAAACCTATAACTTATCATAGCCTCAAGAAGTGCGTCTGATAACTCCAAACCTAAAAGTCTCAAATCAACATTAAAACCCACTCCCAAATATTCTAAATAAATACCAGGCCTTAAAGCATCCTCCACTGAATTTTCTATATAATTCCTAAAAAATATTGAATACTTGTAAAGTTCCATAGGATTTATATGACCCTCAGAACCTAGTACACGCGCAAATCTGTTAACTACTTTTTTAAATATCATAAATTAACTATATCAAAAAAAATATATTTTGTAAAACACTTATCATTTAATAACTTTTATTATATTTAAATAATTTTAATATAATAAAAGTTATTGGTTTTAAAATTTATCTAACTCCAGAATATTTGTTATTCTCCATTTAGATTTCATTTTAAAATAACCACTAAATTGTACTGGGATCGGGAGTTAAAGACGCACCGATAAGTTTATTTTAACTGCACTAAGGTTGTGGAAGTCTCAAGGATCATTCGGTCAGATTAACTGTACTTACATCAAGAGGCCAAAAAAACCATTTAACTTACCTCTTAAGTACACTCCAAAAAATTCAGATAAGAACGTGCTCCCATGAATTAAGGCATTAACTTCCCCTAAATAATTGAATTAAGTCACCGCAGTTTTTGTGT of the Candidatus Borreliella tachyglossi genome contains:
- a CDS encoding DUF764 family protein, with the protein product MLLSLYESQTFLIKVLLKFKEYLKRQSLNIELINSYNSLNLSDLPENHSDLLVVRPEGYEELVPRSLRSGGFYGNVNEFSLNFTIYFLGFTRDCCCELATYCNLHSVYEHFLEFLHESSHRFEFLQQLENSSKLSINYYIKAISNLNNEGIKNVSGGRNRSCIGLSQIYRANIQAVEI
- a CDS encoding DUF1506 family protein, whose product is MSALKDIYLTVSNLIRRYEQPMFLLKKTLVKNSENATISTKIDHDHLTKFNGIFLPLNKDETVELFGSKIYVNERYAKVYTLDGLNFRPEEQVLVEKSFLEIMSISGYFQNEIGYTVLMVRRL
- a CDS encoding DUF3890 domain-containing protein, translated to MKNEVEPLDYIYSRILDLLVLKTEEFSIKDFNVYLGLLEDILLSYDIGLKDLNDGKVFLLIYYFLGCELKKRGKLTHFDFSRVKSERFNEISVEYSDYVLRDEARVKDFCIAFNDLLREISRGKNKGLIGVI
- a CDS encoding DUF228 domain-containing protein, whose amino-acid sequence is MQDKNNLETSLNNLLHQNDSLREEKESLRKAKSYAEVLEKLKQVNYNTYSSVFDKSGGLESANMYFAHKGVLKAFASERLQNFQAINFCYKCGVKLVIEEGLEPRVARGGGDDLYGICVDYDDLTKTATVISIASSFECIVLSHNDVKSGDRLVVDESGLFKSINSKSSYMHAVALSSACEFKDKPGYYGTKVMLLSKTIASAS
- a CDS encoding DUF1357 family protein, encoding MKEASEKAIRPNMNVSPSELNGEALSGRATTGTGDEMISRAVWITRLADDHLSSSYSTQELLHAGHDLSGALDIQARELVKKYVAEKQILAVAGTLDIASLSLEVKNILLRLASANIDSCKNKNNSYSLMTFSRVNDVSGELNLRNKDNLINNYKDLRQAMLNEWHKIKQEFYTLKS
- a CDS encoding anti-CBASS protein Acb1 family protein encodes the protein MIFKKVVNRFARVLGSEGHINPMELYKYSIFFRNYIENSVEDALRPGIYLEYLGVGFNVDLRLLGLELSDALLEAMISYRFNGAGYILIKPKSLDEDLSRGVNDELPVGFKYLDYRRLRDDRDNDCIQYLRDDGESIVIHKSRVIIYENFDYILGAHAPVYTQSLLLDICLLEQIYIEIEKRIEQYNFLFYKDEQLVSLMESLSSARSQVTGFKGRGLFATFFKSNDREDSIGDGVSGAGGSELDRTLSRLRDSLGNDGIFYSADGSARLEVIKYDLTFLKEAFELIRAKIGADTKEPLTRSFNEQVKGLGSDGKGDRSNYIDFLGTVQESAALAVNMKLNKHYRLNMKFNDLLILSDEQKLERDLKLLDAYSKYLELIKHNSLSGDEIETLRRKLNFSF